One genomic segment of Candidatus Poribacteria bacterium includes these proteins:
- a CDS encoding amino acid permease, whose amino-acid sequence MLSSSGERSESRFGSGVPGPQHGHGFGTAPVFLASISTILGAILFLRFGYAVAHVGLWGSLMIIALGHLVTVPTVLAVSEIATNRRVAGGGAYYIVSRSFGESIGGSIGIALYISQAISVAFYIVAFAQSFQPIYDWVATTYVLTPDPRWISLPFTVLLLVLMLTKGAGVGVRVLWVVCGILAVSIISFLFGKGPESIQPEGLNLTARIEVPDSFGTVFATCFPAFTGMIAGLGLSGDLRNPQRSIPLGTIGATFAGMVIYVLVAIKLGQSATPEALDADEFIMAKISLWSPAIYVGLGAAAFSSALGSIMVAPRTLQMLARDNVLPIPKLNRLMEKGIGETQEPVYATSVSGIIAIVFVAIGELDFIAQILTMFFMVTYGALCAVSFLEHFASNPSYRPTFHSRWYLSLLGTVMCGLMMFQISALYAFISIGLMAVTYLGLRRSHRGQRDLTAIFQGTMFQLTRWLQITLQKSRVISSEGGWRPSIVAVTRFGERRLGHFDLLRWICHRHGFGHFIRLFHGDYSFSSELQARIHVDELIKRTEVSRAGIFVDSVICPTFKLALSQILQMPGISGLPNNCVLLEFDRDNPDEIEEVQEGIRLVANSLFNVLVLRSTGYRFGYRSTIDVWVTEDNLKNAPMMLLLAYIIVGHPDWRRAEIRLFACSEATDAEREADRLSTLMKEGRLPISMHNVTSVSYSSQKALEQEVEHRSSQTDLVIAGLTGEDLGSEKLSQTLRSYADANDVLFVHAIEQISID is encoded by the coding sequence ATGCTCTCAAGCTCAGGAGAACGATCTGAATCCAGATTTGGCAGCGGTGTTCCGGGACCCCAACACGGACACGGCTTCGGCACTGCACCTGTGTTTCTCGCCTCGATTAGTACGATTCTCGGGGCAATTCTCTTCTTACGATTCGGCTACGCTGTGGCACACGTTGGGCTGTGGGGGAGCCTGATGATTATCGCACTCGGTCATCTCGTGACTGTTCCCACAGTTCTGGCAGTTTCCGAGATTGCGACGAACCGTCGTGTCGCGGGCGGTGGTGCCTACTATATTGTCAGCCGTTCCTTCGGCGAGAGTATCGGAGGCTCTATCGGAATTGCGCTGTATATCTCCCAAGCGATTTCGGTCGCTTTCTATATCGTCGCGTTTGCGCAATCTTTTCAACCTATCTATGATTGGGTTGCAACGACGTATGTGTTGACCCCTGATCCCCGTTGGATAAGTCTACCTTTTACTGTTTTGCTTCTTGTGCTTATGCTCACGAAGGGGGCTGGTGTCGGTGTTCGGGTCTTATGGGTTGTCTGTGGAATCTTAGCGGTGTCAATCATCTCATTTCTTTTCGGCAAAGGCCCCGAATCAATCCAACCTGAAGGGTTGAACCTTACGGCGCGTATTGAGGTCCCTGATAGTTTTGGCACAGTTTTCGCGACGTGTTTTCCCGCTTTCACCGGTATGATTGCGGGTTTGGGATTGTCCGGCGATCTAAGAAACCCTCAAAGAAGTATACCCCTCGGTACGATCGGCGCAACGTTCGCTGGCATGGTTATATATGTGCTTGTTGCTATCAAATTAGGACAGAGTGCCACCCCTGAAGCACTCGACGCGGACGAGTTTATCATGGCGAAGATCTCCCTCTGGAGTCCTGCAATCTACGTCGGATTGGGTGCAGCCGCATTCTCCTCTGCGCTCGGCTCAATTATGGTAGCTCCCAGAACATTGCAGATGCTTGCCCGTGACAATGTGCTACCTATCCCTAAGTTGAACCGTCTTATGGAAAAGGGTATAGGAGAAACACAAGAACCCGTGTATGCGACCTCTGTATCTGGGATAATTGCGATCGTATTCGTGGCGATTGGTGAGTTGGACTTTATCGCCCAGATTTTGACGATGTTCTTCATGGTAACCTACGGTGCGCTGTGTGCAGTATCGTTCCTTGAGCACTTTGCGAGTAATCCGTCCTATCGTCCTACTTTCCATTCTCGTTGGTACTTATCCCTGTTAGGTACTGTGATGTGCGGTTTGATGATGTTCCAAATCAGCGCGCTATATGCGTTCATTTCAATTGGGCTTATGGCGGTCACTTACCTCGGTCTCCGTCGAAGTCATAGGGGACAACGTGACTTGACTGCGATCTTCCAAGGGACGATGTTCCAACTAACCCGATGGCTTCAGATTACCCTACAAAAGAGCCGCGTTATCTCGTCTGAGGGTGGGTGGCGTCCGTCGATTGTCGCAGTAACACGATTCGGTGAACGGCGACTCGGGCATTTCGATTTGCTTCGCTGGATCTGCCACAGGCACGGGTTCGGGCACTTCATTCGCCTGTTCCACGGGGACTACTCGTTTTCCAGCGAACTCCAAGCGCGTATCCATGTTGACGAGTTGATTAAAAGGACAGAGGTTAGCAGAGCCGGTATCTTCGTCGATTCCGTAATTTGCCCGACGTTTAAACTTGCGCTGTCGCAAATACTACAAATGCCGGGAATTTCTGGTTTACCAAATAATTGTGTTCTCCTTGAATTCGATCGAGATAACCCTGACGAAATTGAAGAGGTCCAGGAAGGAATACGCCTCGTTGCGAATTCGCTGTTTAATGTCCTTGTGCTTCGGTCAACAGGGTACCGCTTTGGATATCGTTCTACGATTGATGTTTGGGTGACAGAGGACAATTTGAAGAACGCGCCAATGATGCTGCTGCTCGCGTATATTATTGTGGGACATCCTGATTGGAGACGTGCTGAAATTCGGCTTTTCGCTTGTTCCGAGGCTACGGATGCTGAGCGTGAAGCGGACAGACTCTCGACCCTAATGAAAGAGGGACGACTGCCGATTTCAATGCATAACGTCACCTCCGTGTCTTACAGCAGCCAAAAGGCTTTAGAGCAGGAGGTAGAGCACCGATCCTCTCAGACGGATCTGGTCATCGCAGGCTTGACAGGCGAAGACCTCGGTTCTGAAAAATTAAGTCAAACTTTGCGCTCCTATGCAGACGCGAACGATGTCCTGTTTGTTCATGCAATCGAGCAAATATCGATTGATTAG
- the corA gene encoding magnesium/cobalt transporter CorA: protein MRIPLFNLFKKYDQKVGQPPGTLVYLGEEPTEPVRITIIDYDEIRLQEEEVQTIEACVPFIDTETVTWIQIEGIHEIPIIEEIGACFGVDPLLLEDLMNPTQLPKIEIREDYVFILLKSLDYNTASATVSRKQISFIIGPNFVLSLQENYSEIFTSIQDRLRNAQGRIRRRQSDYLAYTLMDVIVDNYFIVLDKIGERVESLEEEAITNATPEVLTKINVLRKELLLLRRPILPLRDVIDEILHEEIPLLDENTHLYFRDVHDNLIQVIQMLEMIRSAVSGLFDVYTSAVSHRMNEVMKVLTIVATFFIPLTFIAGIYGMNFKFMPELETQWGYPVVLLIMLGIGICMFVFFKFRKWL from the coding sequence TTGAGAATTCCATTATTCAACCTATTTAAAAAATATGATCAAAAGGTGGGGCAGCCCCCCGGAACCCTTGTTTATCTTGGCGAAGAGCCAACGGAACCTGTTCGGATTACTATCATTGATTACGATGAAATACGCCTTCAGGAAGAGGAAGTTCAAACAATTGAAGCGTGCGTACCTTTCATAGATACTGAGACTGTAACATGGATTCAGATTGAGGGGATTCATGAGATACCTATCATTGAAGAGATTGGGGCGTGTTTTGGTGTTGATCCTCTTTTGCTTGAGGATTTGATGAATCCAACCCAACTTCCCAAGATAGAGATTCGTGAAGACTACGTCTTTATTCTTCTTAAAAGTCTTGACTATAACACCGCATCCGCAACGGTCTCCAGAAAACAGATTAGCTTTATCATCGGTCCTAATTTTGTCTTGTCCCTCCAAGAAAACTATAGCGAAATCTTCACATCTATCCAAGATAGACTCCGAAATGCGCAAGGCAGGATTCGACGAAGGCAGTCCGACTACCTTGCCTATACATTAATGGATGTTATTGTTGACAATTACTTCATAGTCTTAGATAAGATTGGCGAGCGGGTTGAATCGCTGGAAGAAGAAGCTATCACGAACGCTACGCCGGAAGTTCTCACAAAAATCAATGTTTTAAGAAAGGAACTTCTGCTTCTGCGTAGACCGATTCTCCCGCTGCGGGACGTTATTGACGAGATTCTACATGAGGAAATTCCCCTACTTGATGAAAACACACATCTGTACTTTCGCGACGTTCATGACAATCTAATTCAGGTGATCCAAATGTTAGAGATGATCCGATCAGCTGTTTCAGGGCTGTTTGATGTCTATACTTCGGCAGTTAGCCATAGGATGAATGAAGTGATGAAGGTGTTGACTATCGTCGCGACGTTCTTTATTCCCTTAACTTTCATCGCCGGTATTTATGGAATGAATTTCAAGTTTATGCCTGAACTTGAAACACAATGGGGATATCCTGTTGTTCTGTTAATTATGTTAGGTATTGGCATCTGCATGTTTGTCTTCTTCAAGTTCAGAAAGTGGCTCTGA
- a CDS encoding Gfo/Idh/MocA family oxidoreductase, which produces MAVQIAIIGCGGMANGHLNAYLTIHQTEPGKVELVAMCDEVKERADDFANRVKDVTGKKPVVFDDTDVMLATADLDGADICTSHAHHHINAIKCLNNGVNVMVEKPMGVTVKASHAIIAAAKANNKIAATAENIRRMPSRRTAEWLMNEKQMLGDLRMFAAQHASYRAPDPQSQWHWRLDLTLGGGGMVMDSGAHYCDTIRYLFGDPGTVYGRVCQFEDLQVTKAGELVKNEQEDTWVATINFKSGVIGLWTCTWAAVGHGFHHVVYHGSEGCLLDDGDIFHGPFDGAEVILKDGTRHSMESLIQEYMASLSDEEAARLFPHNFTDGVVLECYDFVDAIENNRPPELDAEVGLRAKSICEAIYESNACGQAVDYEEVVAGNIEVYQKPINERWGL; this is translated from the coding sequence ATGGCGGTTCAAATTGCAATTATCGGATGCGGTGGGATGGCAAACGGACATCTCAACGCTTATCTCACAATACATCAAACAGAACCCGGAAAAGTGGAACTCGTCGCGATGTGCGACGAAGTCAAAGAACGCGCAGACGACTTCGCAAACCGAGTTAAAGATGTGACAGGTAAAAAGCCAGTGGTGTTCGATGATACCGACGTAATGCTCGCAACGGCGGACTTAGACGGGGCAGACATCTGCACCTCGCACGCGCACCATCATATCAACGCGATAAAGTGCCTCAACAACGGTGTCAACGTCATGGTAGAAAAACCGATGGGCGTTACCGTCAAAGCGAGCCACGCGATTATCGCTGCAGCGAAAGCCAATAACAAAATCGCTGCAACCGCCGAAAATATTCGTCGGATGCCGAGTCGACGGACAGCGGAATGGTTGATGAACGAAAAACAGATGCTCGGAGATTTACGGATGTTTGCTGCACAACACGCCAGCTACCGCGCACCAGATCCGCAAAGCCAGTGGCATTGGCGACTCGACCTAACGCTCGGTGGCGGCGGTATGGTGATGGATTCCGGGGCGCACTATTGTGATACCATCCGCTACCTCTTTGGTGATCCAGGCACCGTGTACGGACGCGTCTGCCAATTTGAGGATTTGCAAGTTACCAAGGCAGGGGAACTCGTCAAGAACGAACAAGAGGATACTTGGGTAGCAACCATCAACTTCAAAAGCGGTGTTATCGGACTCTGGACTTGTACATGGGCAGCCGTTGGACACGGCTTCCATCATGTCGTTTACCACGGCAGCGAGGGCTGCCTGCTCGATGATGGCGACATCTTCCACGGTCCCTTCGATGGCGCGGAAGTCATCCTCAAAGATGGAACCCGCCATAGCATGGAAAGCCTTATTCAGGAATATATGGCAAGTCTCTCAGACGAAGAGGCAGCGCGGCTTTTCCCACACAACTTTACCGACGGTGTAGTGCTCGAATGCTACGATTTCGTAGACGCAATAGAGAACAACCGTCCACCGGAACTCGATGCTGAGGTTGGGCTACGTGCGAAATCCATTTGTGAAGCGATATATGAATCTAATGCATGTGGGCAAGCGGTAGATTACGAGGAGGTCGTAGCAGGAAATATTGAAGTTTACCAGAAACCGATCAACGAACGATGGGGTCTGTAA
- a CDS encoding MFS transporter gives MSKQERTPTKPAEQQWEIGQSVGYLQLMRQNPNFRWLWGGQVVSLLGDWFNLIASAILIAELTGSGLALGILFTIRMLAPFAVAPLAGICADRYNRKHLLIITDLVRAVVVLGFLYVRDASDIWLLYALTVLLFGVSGFFSPARSAILPDITSPQELGTANTLGAATWSVMLAVGAAIGGLTTGLFGSQTAFVIDGFTFAISGALLLKIRLPRTSSETSGTPGRAKLTALRYMLQHPDILFIALHKAAISLLMSTGVQIILVEIAKNYFVIGVGGALSLGAMYCMNGIGSGIGPIFARRWTGDRDKPLRISISWGYVIASIGIAITATLFNFGVVLFGGLVRSIGGGIAWVFSTQLLLQRAPNEIRGRIFGTEFALFTLMGGASALITGALLDRFQLQDILWGMAALNVIPALLWWLWQRHHSRVEQK, from the coding sequence TTGTCTAAACAGGAACGCACCCCAACAAAGCCAGCGGAACAACAATGGGAGATCGGACAATCGGTAGGCTATCTTCAACTCATGCGACAGAATCCCAACTTCCGCTGGCTCTGGGGTGGACAGGTGGTCAGCCTGCTTGGAGATTGGTTTAACCTTATCGCTTCTGCGATATTGATTGCCGAGTTGACGGGTTCTGGTCTCGCGTTAGGCATTCTGTTTACAATCCGAATGCTGGCACCATTTGCCGTCGCGCCACTCGCCGGGATATGTGCCGACCGCTACAACCGAAAACATCTGTTAATCATCACCGATCTCGTGCGTGCCGTTGTCGTTCTCGGGTTTCTCTATGTCCGAGACGCGAGCGACATCTGGTTACTTTATGCCCTCACGGTGCTTCTGTTCGGCGTAAGCGGTTTCTTCAGTCCCGCCCGGAGCGCGATCCTCCCAGATATTACCTCCCCACAAGAACTCGGCACGGCTAACACACTCGGTGCCGCGACGTGGTCGGTCATGCTCGCTGTCGGTGCCGCCATCGGTGGCTTAACAACGGGACTTTTTGGGAGTCAGACAGCCTTCGTTATTGACGGATTCACTTTTGCTATTTCAGGGGCACTCCTGCTTAAGATTAGACTGCCGCGAACATCGTCCGAAACGTCAGGAACGCCCGGACGTGCAAAGTTAACCGCGTTGCGCTATATGCTGCAGCATCCCGACATCCTCTTCATAGCACTGCACAAGGCAGCGATATCCCTTCTCATGTCTACCGGCGTTCAGATCATACTGGTTGAAATCGCCAAAAATTATTTCGTTATCGGGGTCGGTGGCGCGCTCAGTTTAGGAGCGATGTACTGTATGAACGGCATCGGCAGTGGCATCGGACCGATTTTTGCTCGGCGTTGGACCGGGGACCGAGACAAACCGCTCAGGATAAGCATTAGTTGGGGCTACGTGATCGCCTCAATCGGAATAGCGATTACCGCTACCCTTTTTAACTTTGGCGTTGTGCTTTTCGGTGGTCTTGTCAGGAGCATCGGCGGTGGAATTGCATGGGTATTTTCAACGCAATTGCTGCTCCAACGCGCCCCGAACGAGATTCGAGGGCGCATCTTCGGCACCGAGTTTGCCCTTTTCACACTCATGGGTGGTGCCAGCGCACTGATCACTGGTGCGTTGTTAGATCGGTTTCAACTACAGGATATCTTATGGGGAATGGCAGCATTAAACGTTATTCCGGCACTGCTGTGGTGGCTGTGGCAGAGACATCACAGTCGGGTAGAACAGAAATAG
- a CDS encoding UbiX family flavin prenyltransferase, with protein MKRLIVGITGASAGVYGVRLLEVLTKHEDIEVHLTISSSGARALSEELQIEVDLDDFKLESLIGISSPRVVYHHESDIAAPIASGSFRTEGMIVAPCSMGSVASIAGGMSRNLIQRAADVCIKENRKLVLVPRETPLSSIHLENMLKLSRMGVCVLPAMPGFYHYPKNVDDLLNFIVTKILDQFGIDTKLIQRWKE; from the coding sequence TTGAAACGATTGATTGTAGGAATAACCGGCGCGAGTGCGGGGGTATATGGTGTCCGTCTGCTTGAGGTGCTCACAAAGCACGAGGATATCGAGGTCCATCTAACGATTTCTTCATCTGGAGCGCGCGCCTTATCGGAGGAACTTCAGATTGAAGTTGACCTCGACGATTTCAAATTGGAGTCACTCATCGGTATCTCTTCACCGCGCGTTGTTTACCACCACGAATCAGACATCGCCGCGCCGATTGCCAGCGGTTCTTTCCGAACTGAGGGGATGATTGTAGCACCTTGTAGTATGGGTAGCGTTGCTTCCATTGCCGGGGGTATGTCTCGCAACCTTATCCAACGTGCTGCGGATGTATGTATTAAGGAGAATCGCAAACTCGTGCTTGTCCCGCGCGAAACGCCCTTAAGTTCAATTCATTTGGAAAACATGCTCAAATTGTCGCGTATGGGGGTTTGTGTGTTGCCAGCGATGCCGGGGTTCTATCACTACCCAAAAAATGTGGACGATCTACTCAACTTCATTGTCACAAAAATCTTGGATCAGTTCGGCATAGATACGAAGCTTATTCAGAGGTGGAAAGAATAG
- a CDS encoding tetratricopeptide repeat protein, which translates to MKTEVVQDPNDSAIERFTKLIIERPSFARPYNYRGVAYGNIGEIDRAIEDFNTAIRRQENYAEAYSNRGSAYRIKGDYDRAITDCNTAIRLDPGLPVAYNNRGIVYKLKGETDRAIEDYNTAITLDPNFAYGYYNRGIVYHERDEFDRAIKDYTKAIELRPNLVHPYNNRGNAYSQKGEYQRAIEDYNAAIQLKPALVEAYYNRGMVFVRLQKWEKARGDLTTAKDKQENIIVEQFRKEYENVADFEQKHNVKLPEDIAALLTPS; encoded by the coding sequence ATGAAGACCGAAGTTGTACAGGATCCTAACGATAGTGCTATCGAACGTTTTACCAAACTAATTATAGAAAGACCCAGTTTTGCCAGGCCCTATAACTACCGTGGAGTTGCTTATGGCAATATAGGTGAAATTGATCGCGCCATTGAAGACTTCAACACAGCGATTAGACGCCAGGAAAACTATGCCGAGGCATACAGCAATCGTGGTAGCGCATACCGTATCAAAGGTGATTACGATCGCGCCATCACAGATTGTAACACAGCCATAAGATTGGATCCCGGTTTGCCAGTGGCATATAATAACCGTGGGATAGTTTATAAACTCAAAGGTGAGACAGATCGCGCCATTGAAGACTATAACACAGCCATAACGCTAGATCCGAACTTTGCTTACGGCTATTACAATCGCGGTATTGTCTACCACGAAAGAGACGAGTTTGATCGCGCCATCAAAGACTACACCAAGGCAATAGAACTGAGACCAAACCTTGTCCATCCCTATAACAATCGGGGTAACGCTTATTCGCAAAAAGGCGAGTATCAACGAGCAATTGAAGACTATAACGCGGCAATACAACTTAAACCAGCTTTGGTTGAAGCATACTACAATCGCGGTATGGTGTTTGTCCGCTTGCAAAAATGGGAAAAAGCCAGAGGAGATCTTACGACTGCCAAAGACAAGCAGGAAAATATCATCGTTGAACAGTTTCGCAAGGAATACGAAAACGTTGCCGACTTTGAGCAGAAACATAATGTCAAACTACCGGAAGACATCGCCGCACTACTAACGCCCTCGTAG
- a CDS encoding FRG domain-containing protein has translation MNAQRTELNRILEIIGRIAETTADGDFIYRGEPEHYEQVSSSLWRECQKEIGTEEFDIEAIQARMLELAKGYTHEEDNFEILTELQHYGGHTNLIDFTTDNHIALFFECADSLGKPGRIILLERTEKINKKYQIKEPRNPQNRIIAQKSVFVRPPNGYLDPKQYNVIDIPGLLKEPILDYLQKQHGISTRNVYNDLHGFIRDQGSYQKTAIEIYQAEMELIEDTFKA, from the coding sequence TTGAACGCACAAAGAACCGAACTCAACAGGATTTTGGAGATAATCGGCAGGATCGCAGAAACAACTGCCGATGGCGACTTCATCTATCGTGGTGAACCTGAACACTATGAGCAAGTTTCCTCAAGCTTGTGGCGTGAGTGCCAAAAAGAAATTGGGACGGAGGAATTTGATATAGAAGCCATCCAAGCGCGGATGCTGGAATTGGCTAAAGGCTATACCCACGAAGAAGACAACTTTGAAATCTTGACGGAACTTCAACACTACGGCGGCCATACCAACCTTATAGACTTTACAACCGACAACCACATAGCCCTTTTCTTTGAATGCGCTGATTCACTTGGAAAACCCGGCAGGATTATCCTATTAGAAAGAACTGAAAAAATAAACAAAAAATATCAGATCAAAGAACCTCGAAATCCTCAAAATCGCATCATAGCGCAAAAAAGTGTCTTTGTTCGACCGCCTAACGGTTATCTTGACCCAAAACAATACAATGTAATTGATATTCCTGGATTGCTCAAAGAACCGATATTAGACTACCTGCAAAAACAGCACGGTATCTCAACTCGAAACGTCTACAACGATCTCCATGGATTTATTAGAGACCAGGGCAGCTATCAGAAAACCGCTATAGAAATTTATCAAGCCGAAATGGAACTGATCGAAGATACTTTCAAGGCTTGA
- a CDS encoding FRG domain-containing protein, with product MEDKTNITAKTINEFIEWAAQFSDGQYLFRGVSTESYKIEASAYRRLSETDRNNPNKLLKINKDLIGKARSLGHDQRDAQQLSDLELLAELQHFGAATCLIDFSRSALVALWFACQQGPRGGANGKVYAVRHDDMVRLKTVNPDLITKDIDYFLTPDENDRYLLYQWQPKLQNNRIIAQQSVFVFSGTQIEAEAECVIDKNSKQDILISLDKISGITEANIYPDFDGFARLHAHDEPYIEPDPQDYLQRGIEAHQNDNPNDAIAYYTEVIQLDSTDISIVSIAYYSRGLAYAEKGELDSAIENYN from the coding sequence TTGGAAGATAAAACTAACATCACTGCTAAAACCATAAACGAGTTTATAGAATGGGCGGCACAATTTAGCGATGGACAATACCTGTTCCGCGGTGTTTCAACAGAAAGTTACAAAATAGAGGCATCTGCTTACCGCCGCCTGTCAGAAACTGACAGAAATAATCCCAATAAATTACTCAAAATCAACAAAGATTTGATAGGAAAAGCACGAAGCCTGGGACATGATCAAAGAGATGCCCAACAACTTTCTGATCTGGAACTCCTCGCAGAACTCCAGCACTTCGGCGCAGCCACCTGCTTGATAGATTTTTCACGGAGTGCGTTAGTCGCTCTCTGGTTTGCTTGTCAGCAGGGTCCAAGAGGCGGAGCAAATGGAAAAGTCTATGCTGTCCGGCATGACGATATGGTCCGACTAAAAACGGTTAACCCCGATTTAATCACAAAAGATATTGATTATTTTCTCACGCCAGATGAAAACGATAGATATTTGCTATATCAATGGCAACCTAAACTTCAAAATAATCGTATCATTGCCCAACAGTCTGTCTTTGTATTTAGTGGCACCCAAATTGAAGCCGAGGCTGAATGTGTCATTGATAAAAATAGCAAACAAGATATTCTAATATCTCTGGATAAAATATCAGGTATCACCGAAGCCAATATTTATCCTGATTTTGATGGGTTTGCTCGTCTACATGCCCACGATGAACCGTACATTGAACCCGACCCTCAAGACTATCTACAGCGAGGTATTGAAGCTCACCAGAATGACAATCCGAATGATGCGATTGCGTACTACACTGAAGTTATACAGTTAGATTCAACGGACATCTCTATTGTTTCCATAGCCTATTACAGTCGCGGCCTTGCTTACGCCGAAAAAGGCGAACTTGATTCCGCTATTGAAAATTATAACTAA
- a CDS encoding TIR domain-containing protein encodes MQEYDVVLSFAGEDRKYAKELADLLKMNGYSCFYDENELANLWGKNLYDYLSSVYKDQARYCVMFLSKYYEQKLWTTHERQLAQARAFQENREYILPVRLDDTEIPGIPPTVGYLDLRSITIEEVYEALVMKLSGTTPKTAATDRMTSKIVEKDTTEYVLLVSEDGKSYFIPVQKASWDSTEISLELLPESPEETAFLRTLRRHINDAFASDTHIALALREDAAWVKPQEIVETASGSQIVWKAVFSEERHRQNGNPLGEMTFGSLSPDKMAEMRARRILLDEKLGELPPDFQSRTGPAGLFNEASLEMFVRGGNGFQVSSSPIPLLYRSIGNRPSQFEKCARLMSILYLKLSNTVEEILQFNLKLLNPNQAEVKFKGRRHKRAMNVPPYIFEVNGTCQLSE; translated from the coding sequence ATGCAAGAATACGATGTGGTATTATCATTTGCAGGAGAAGATAGAAAGTATGCCAAAGAGTTAGCAGATCTTCTTAAAATGAACGGCTATTCGTGCTTTTACGATGAGAATGAGTTAGCAAATCTGTGGGGCAAAAACCTGTATGACTACTTGTCATCGGTTTACAAAGACCAAGCTCGCTATTGTGTCATGTTCTTGTCTAAATACTACGAACAAAAGTTGTGGACAACCCATGAACGCCAACTTGCTCAAGCCAGGGCATTTCAGGAAAACCGCGAGTACATTCTCCCTGTCCGTCTTGACGATACAGAGATTCCAGGAATTCCTCCCACAGTCGGATATCTTGATTTACGTTCAATAACTATTGAAGAAGTCTATGAAGCTTTAGTAATGAAGTTATCGGGCACAACCCCAAAAACCGCTGCAACGGATCGAATGACTTCCAAAATCGTTGAGAAAGATACAACCGAATATGTCTTGTTAGTTTCTGAAGATGGAAAGTCGTATTTCATTCCGGTTCAAAAGGCAAGTTGGGATTCAACAGAAATTTCGCTTGAATTGCTTCCAGAATCCCCCGAAGAAACTGCTTTTCTCCGTACATTAAGAAGACATATCAATGATGCATTTGCAAGCGATACTCATATTGCACTTGCGCTCAGAGAAGATGCCGCGTGGGTAAAACCACAGGAAATTGTAGAAACCGCATCCGGTTCTCAAATCGTTTGGAAAGCCGTTTTCAGCGAAGAAAGACACAGACAAAATGGAAATCCTCTTGGCGAAATGACATTTGGCAGTCTTTCACCGGACAAGATGGCTGAAATGCGTGCAAGGCGTATCCTGCTTGATGAGAAATTAGGCGAACTCCCACCAGATTTCCAGAGCCGAACAGGGCCCGCTGGTTTGTTCAACGAAGCTTCATTGGAAATGTTTGTCCGTGGTGGGAATGGATTTCAAGTTTCTTCATCACCTATTCCACTCTTATACCGATCTATCGGAAATAGACCAAGCCAATTTGAGAAATGCGCCCGTTTAATGTCTATTCTTTACCTGAAACTCTCAAATACAGTTGAGGAGATACTTCAATTTAATTTGAAACTTTTGAATCCCAATCAAGCAGAAGTCAAATTTAAAGGGCGTCGACACAAACGGGCTATGAACGTGCCTCCTTATATTTTTGAAGTTAATGGCACCTGTCAACTTTCTGAATAA